The following are encoded in a window of Corynebacterium argentoratense DSM 44202 genomic DNA:
- a CDS encoding ABC transporter substrate-binding protein, giving the protein MHRRGFLKFIAAATTVAAASPIISACSSSSDSEGASESKASGKALDTLRIAAIGSPGENLNISEALSTATWAALYAVYESLVIAGSAKPALQLASSAKPNDDASVWTITLREGATFSDGTPVTANDVLASVKHIAGNPMHGMSYADVDVAASKAVNDTTVDIVLSRPRADFVDSVLALNSLVYKGGDPANGIGSGPYVIDSGDSGQGWKLTANEHYPTDMRVSKSLEIQVIADAQARLRAVESGAVDLAMDLPATARRSLHSAEVWSPGAVDSKGLLFILNTKVAPFNDVEVRRAMKIALDRSALVDAALDGTGTSGTDVPGLGFADYPSDLSEPKMDKDAARKIFEDKGVKKLTLVTADFTPGMNDGADVLARQLKDLGVEVEVEKRDPATYYSDMEALKKLPFFASYFVNRPLLSALPFMTGSKAMFNLSGFGTEGDWDKRLEKLQAETDADARAKQLAELARTMQEDGGELLWAYANEIHGRAAGVPDLPVSQSVPIATRLPAAKN; this is encoded by the coding sequence ATGCACCGTAGAGGCTTCCTCAAGTTCATCGCCGCCGCCACCACCGTCGCGGCTGCCTCCCCAATCATCTCGGCCTGCTCCTCTTCCTCTGATTCGGAGGGAGCGTCAGAAAGCAAGGCAAGCGGGAAGGCGCTGGACACGCTGCGCATCGCAGCCATCGGCAGCCCGGGCGAGAACCTCAACATTTCCGAGGCGCTGTCTACCGCGACGTGGGCAGCCCTGTACGCGGTCTACGAATCCCTCGTCATCGCAGGTTCCGCCAAGCCCGCCTTGCAGCTCGCCAGCAGCGCCAAGCCCAACGACGATGCATCTGTATGGACCATCACGCTCCGCGAGGGTGCCACCTTCTCCGACGGCACGCCGGTGACCGCGAACGATGTGCTCGCCTCCGTGAAGCATATCGCAGGAAACCCAATGCACGGGATGTCCTACGCAGACGTCGACGTCGCTGCGTCCAAGGCTGTCAACGACACCACGGTGGACATTGTGCTTTCCCGACCCCGCGCAGATTTTGTCGACTCCGTCCTCGCGCTCAACAGCCTGGTTTACAAGGGCGGCGACCCTGCCAACGGCATTGGCTCCGGCCCGTATGTCATCGACTCCGGGGACTCCGGCCAGGGGTGGAAGCTCACCGCCAACGAGCACTACCCCACCGACATGCGCGTTTCTAAGTCGCTGGAGATTCAGGTCATCGCAGACGCCCAGGCGCGACTGCGCGCTGTTGAATCCGGCGCCGTTGACCTGGCCATGGATCTTCCGGCTACCGCCCGGCGCAGCCTGCACTCAGCGGAGGTGTGGAGTCCGGGCGCCGTCGATTCCAAGGGCCTGCTGTTTATCCTCAACACCAAGGTTGCGCCCTTCAATGATGTTGAGGTGCGCCGCGCCATGAAGATTGCGCTGGACCGTTCCGCGCTCGTTGACGCTGCACTTGACGGCACCGGCACCTCGGGTACCGACGTACCGGGTCTGGGGTTTGCCGATTATCCATCCGACCTTTCCGAGCCGAAGATGGACAAGGATGCCGCCCGCAAGATCTTCGAGGACAAGGGGGTAAAGAAGCTGACCCTGGTCACCGCCGACTTCACCCCGGGAATGAACGACGGCGCGGATGTGCTCGCGCGCCAGCTCAAGGACTTGGGAGTTGAGGTCGAGGTGGAAAAGCGCGACCCAGCAACCTACTACTCCGACATGGAAGCATTGAAGAAGCTGCCTTTCTTCGCCTCCTACTTCGTCAACCGCCCGCTTTTGTCCGCGCTGCCGTTCATGACCGGCTCGAAGGCGATGTTCAACCTCTCCGGGTTCGGTACCGAGGGAGACTGGGACAAGCGCCTAGAGAAGCTGCAGGCGGAGACCGACGCCGACGCGCGCGCCAAGCAGCTTGCAGAGCTCGCCCGCACCATGCAGGAAGATGGTGGCGAGTTGCTGTGGGCCTACGCCAACGAAATCCATGGCCGCGCCGCAGGGGTGCCCGACTTGCCGGTCTCCCAGTCCGTTCCGATTGCCACCAGGCTGCCAGCTGCGAAGAACTAA
- a CDS encoding non-ribosomal peptide synthetase: MGIVTQYIDVTDDSQVLTHHGLDSITAVRLQTAIAAALGVRLPLVDFLGEATVQSLADSLNASEIPVAPEPARPEESDISVAEEVLSGPLTPTQAMYWVGRQSDYPLGGYSTRFYAEYEIPFGGDASLANSKEALVASFQEAWNRAVNRHGMLRATVDRNGIQHIHPEVVVHAVPVNETSVEQVRKRLVRRVPDLDQWPVHDVEITCDPETESSPGVLTVHFGFEVVLIDFPGIMRVLDDIARFLRGGNPENEQDTPDDAGVIEQNFPRMVSMLEKNTSKDLEFWQRKAPNLPAGPLPASWVTTAMELAQAGTVEFVRHQKILSQAHWQAFCANAFRFGASPSGALMAVAAHALRAVGCPAEFGVATTFFDGTTLDHSPVGDYTRTGIVAVPRGSRSFSEQAVEATEGLWAALDHASVTSAEIVKMRSPEQQRDFPVEYPVVFTSAVGHRAAKGGWDIPMSFGVSQTPQVVMDLLHWEEAGKLVLAWDCIDAALPADFADSAITIAEAAIIELSEESAWADPARCSDPWMRKTTPSAASEKLPQPGEHMDSTIDAPLRSQAEADRDATAIIAVDGKYSRGDLQKRAEAYSAAVGELAGDEPVLVIMRKSCEQIAAIVGVVRAGGAYIPVDPSWPIERMEAIVRRSQAQLCIADEGVGFPEDLTRVVPRPVCTSHPADDPSRQVPAPEVDPSDLAYVIFTSGSTGEPKGVAIEHRQARTTIDDVNERFSLNSHDVALGVSALSFDLSVWDVFGVLGAGGTLVLPDESRLRDPSYWLELIESRGVTVWNSAPPLLEMLVDYAEIDPVRAQRSLKSLRLVMLSGDWIPVTLPRRLRQLAPNAVVYSLGGATEASIWSIHHRITPDDEFEPSIPYGKALGNQWFRILDESGNPAPVRTPGYLYIGGEGVARGYLGDPQKTAERFAIHDVLGERLYNTGDMGMWLPNGDIRFLGRVDRQVKINGYRIELGEIDAALARCADVKSAVCAAPTDQNGRRRLVAHVVPANAESFDDQLLREHLHSLLPSYMVPSRFVIHSQLPMNGNGKVDHKALPNPWQADDSVTPSDTESEESPAATTHAGMSAETQALPAASGSALTPTELGISSLDIVRTINRIEDATGSRPLLSDVLSDPWEKTLALATKHEHTEQKESDTPVEAPVTMPTPQTDVASSHDLLLSGIELGMSFRASLPETEEPLEEQFLKAGQWLRTLRQNLPESARLEATASGVNLCDLTIDSPQSVEGSIESTRNADQPLTHRAALTPLQVGYLVGRADTWLGQSVAPHYFTEVDIVDLDIQRLQRALDAVCDIHPEMELTVLKDGIQGTDPNCRPGIVCHRTTTTEEFETELRRVRERMRTGAADPSGQPWLSIEVVAPSQGAKRLFLAIDMLFCDVIGAQVLVEDLLSAYHGKALSTPEGSFLEFANRIAENGATKVIQQKQKTQDSAPVVLPLSRSTSGRFKRHRTTIEGHIARGIEQRAAELGATVDSVIAAAISTSVGAITGSEPQPIVATVLARPRGHERTIGEYTTTAIVDGGSASYPDRAVAAMHVLINAADDAMRGRHHAPAATMIPPIVYSSGLGSGGDQSELLGAFGTTVDAISSTPQVLIDVQFFRHQDGYAIVIDHAVDALQEGTAHGLMTALSSLLRYIADPTHDLSDSRALGDATVAELAEMLTPVSVSWHAFSPHNPQESSERGPSSVGGSLTSEARTRKVASGAGKTTADAMKQHIARALGQAAGTHVSPADYDRGFFDLGANSVDLIAMRNQLVSEGNALTLLDVFTHPSISALAAYLSSGVGGEELVEGNAASSIKLAKNNEENSTRAHSSARARGRNRRRTALATMGEI; encoded by the coding sequence TTGGGCATTGTCACGCAGTACATCGATGTCACGGATGATAGCCAAGTACTGACGCATCACGGTCTTGACTCCATCACCGCGGTTCGTCTTCAAACAGCTATCGCAGCAGCGCTCGGTGTTCGCTTGCCCCTCGTGGATTTCTTGGGGGAAGCAACCGTCCAGAGTCTCGCAGATAGCCTAAATGCATCGGAGATCCCTGTTGCTCCGGAGCCGGCCCGGCCGGAAGAATCCGACATTTCGGTGGCTGAAGAGGTTCTGAGTGGGCCATTGACTCCAACCCAGGCGATGTATTGGGTAGGTCGACAAAGCGACTACCCGCTCGGCGGATACTCCACACGGTTCTATGCGGAATACGAGATCCCCTTCGGCGGAGATGCAAGCCTGGCGAACAGCAAAGAAGCGCTCGTGGCAAGCTTCCAAGAAGCATGGAATCGCGCCGTCAATCGTCACGGCATGTTGCGGGCCACAGTCGATCGCAACGGAATTCAGCACATTCACCCTGAGGTCGTCGTTCATGCTGTGCCTGTCAATGAGACATCGGTTGAACAGGTCCGAAAGCGTTTGGTGCGTCGAGTGCCGGATCTGGATCAGTGGCCCGTCCACGATGTTGAGATCACCTGCGACCCCGAAACTGAATCGAGCCCAGGTGTGCTGACCGTGCATTTCGGTTTCGAAGTAGTCCTCATCGACTTCCCCGGAATCATGCGCGTGCTCGATGACATCGCTCGGTTCCTTCGAGGCGGGAACCCGGAGAATGAGCAGGACACACCAGATGACGCAGGAGTCATCGAGCAAAACTTTCCCCGAATGGTTTCTATGCTGGAGAAAAACACCTCCAAGGACCTTGAGTTTTGGCAGAGAAAGGCCCCCAATCTTCCTGCAGGGCCACTCCCCGCATCATGGGTAACAACTGCAATGGAACTCGCACAGGCCGGCACGGTGGAGTTCGTTCGCCACCAAAAGATCCTTAGCCAAGCTCATTGGCAGGCTTTCTGCGCCAACGCCTTCCGCTTCGGCGCGAGCCCCTCGGGAGCATTAATGGCCGTGGCTGCGCACGCGCTGCGCGCTGTTGGCTGCCCTGCGGAATTCGGCGTTGCGACGACGTTCTTCGACGGCACCACCTTGGACCACTCGCCAGTGGGTGATTACACGCGTACCGGAATCGTTGCGGTGCCGCGGGGTTCACGCAGCTTCTCTGAACAGGCGGTTGAAGCGACCGAGGGGCTGTGGGCGGCGCTCGACCATGCCAGTGTTACCTCGGCCGAGATCGTGAAGATGCGCTCCCCTGAGCAACAAAGAGACTTCCCCGTCGAGTATCCGGTGGTCTTTACCTCTGCTGTTGGCCACCGCGCTGCGAAGGGTGGCTGGGATATTCCCATGAGCTTTGGCGTAAGCCAAACCCCACAGGTAGTGATGGATCTGTTGCATTGGGAGGAGGCGGGAAAGCTGGTTCTTGCCTGGGACTGTATTGACGCCGCACTTCCCGCAGATTTCGCAGATTCCGCCATCACAATTGCGGAAGCCGCCATCATCGAGCTTTCCGAGGAGTCTGCATGGGCCGATCCGGCGCGCTGCTCGGATCCATGGATGAGAAAGACAACGCCTTCGGCCGCTTCGGAAAAGCTCCCCCAACCCGGCGAACACATGGATTCCACCATTGATGCGCCGCTGAGGAGTCAAGCCGAAGCCGACCGTGACGCGACGGCGATCATTGCCGTCGATGGCAAATATAGTCGCGGTGATCTGCAGAAACGAGCCGAGGCATATTCGGCAGCTGTCGGGGAGCTGGCGGGGGATGAGCCGGTTTTGGTGATTATGCGGAAGTCCTGCGAACAGATCGCTGCCATAGTGGGAGTAGTGCGCGCCGGTGGAGCATATATCCCCGTAGATCCCTCGTGGCCGATTGAGCGGATGGAAGCGATTGTTCGACGCTCACAGGCTCAACTGTGCATCGCGGACGAGGGGGTTGGCTTTCCCGAAGACCTTACTCGAGTTGTGCCACGTCCCGTGTGCACGAGCCACCCGGCAGATGACCCGTCTAGGCAAGTCCCCGCACCAGAGGTGGACCCAAGTGATCTGGCCTATGTCATCTTCACTTCTGGATCGACAGGAGAGCCAAAGGGTGTGGCCATCGAGCATCGCCAAGCACGAACCACAATCGATGACGTCAACGAGCGATTCTCGCTGAACTCTCATGATGTTGCTCTAGGCGTATCGGCCTTGAGCTTCGACTTGTCAGTGTGGGATGTTTTTGGTGTTCTCGGGGCGGGCGGTACTCTCGTCCTACCCGACGAATCCCGCCTGCGCGATCCCTCCTATTGGCTCGAACTCATCGAGTCCCGCGGAGTGACGGTATGGAATTCTGCGCCACCATTGCTTGAGATGCTCGTCGACTATGCGGAAATAGACCCGGTAAGAGCTCAACGCAGTCTGAAATCCCTACGCTTGGTGATGCTCTCAGGTGACTGGATTCCAGTAACCCTGCCGCGGCGATTGCGGCAGCTGGCTCCAAACGCCGTTGTGTACAGCCTGGGGGGTGCAACTGAGGCATCGATTTGGTCGATTCATCATCGGATAACGCCTGATGACGAATTCGAACCATCAATTCCTTATGGAAAAGCCTTGGGAAATCAGTGGTTCAGAATCCTTGACGAGTCTGGAAACCCCGCACCAGTGCGGACTCCGGGGTATCTGTACATCGGTGGTGAGGGCGTCGCGCGCGGCTACCTCGGAGATCCGCAAAAGACAGCGGAACGCTTCGCCATCCATGACGTGTTAGGTGAGCGGCTCTATAACACGGGGGACATGGGAATGTGGCTTCCCAACGGGGATATCCGCTTCCTCGGGCGAGTGGATCGCCAGGTGAAAATCAATGGTTACCGCATTGAGCTGGGGGAGATCGATGCGGCACTGGCACGCTGCGCTGACGTCAAGTCGGCTGTCTGTGCTGCACCAACCGACCAAAACGGTCGCCGACGTCTCGTGGCCCACGTGGTACCTGCGAATGCAGAAAGCTTCGATGATCAGCTTCTGCGCGAGCACCTGCATTCGCTTCTTCCGAGTTACATGGTTCCCTCTCGTTTCGTGATCCATTCGCAGCTGCCAATGAATGGAAACGGCAAGGTGGATCACAAGGCGCTGCCGAATCCATGGCAGGCGGATGATTCCGTGACTCCCTCGGATACGGAATCCGAAGAGTCCCCCGCAGCAACGACGCATGCAGGTATGTCTGCGGAAACTCAAGCGTTGCCTGCTGCCTCGGGTTCCGCATTGACCCCTACTGAACTGGGTATTAGCTCTCTTGATATCGTTCGCACGATTAATCGAATTGAAGATGCCACCGGTTCCCGGCCACTGCTTTCCGACGTCCTTTCTGATCCTTGGGAGAAGACCCTTGCTCTGGCGACCAAGCATGAGCACACGGAACAGAAAGAATCAGACACTCCGGTCGAAGCACCGGTTACAATGCCAACTCCGCAAACTGACGTAGCCAGCTCACACGATCTGCTTCTGTCCGGAATTGAGTTGGGGATGAGCTTCCGTGCTTCCTTGCCCGAAACAGAGGAGCCGCTTGAGGAACAGTTCCTAAAGGCAGGACAATGGCTTCGCACTCTTCGTCAAAACTTGCCCGAAAGCGCCCGCCTGGAGGCTACAGCTAGCGGGGTCAACTTGTGTGATCTCACAATCGACTCGCCCCAATCTGTAGAAGGGAGTATCGAAAGCACTCGAAATGCCGACCAGCCTCTCACACACCGCGCTGCTCTGACCCCGCTTCAAGTTGGATACTTGGTCGGACGCGCCGATACCTGGCTGGGACAATCGGTTGCACCGCACTATTTCACCGAAGTCGACATCGTTGATCTCGACATTCAACGGCTACAACGCGCTTTGGACGCGGTCTGTGATATTCACCCGGAAATGGAGTTGACCGTCCTGAAGGATGGCATTCAGGGCACGGATCCAAACTGCCGCCCCGGAATCGTGTGCCACCGGACTACGACCACCGAAGAGTTCGAAACCGAGCTACGGCGCGTCCGAGAGCGGATGCGAACGGGAGCTGCGGATCCAAGTGGACAACCGTGGCTCAGCATTGAGGTGGTAGCGCCGAGTCAGGGGGCCAAGCGTCTGTTCCTTGCCATTGACATGCTCTTTTGTGATGTCATCGGCGCCCAGGTGCTCGTGGAGGATCTGCTCTCGGCATATCACGGCAAGGCTTTATCCACACCGGAGGGAAGCTTCCTTGAATTCGCAAATCGTATCGCGGAAAACGGCGCCACCAAGGTCATCCAGCAGAAACAGAAAACCCAGGATTCCGCACCCGTCGTCTTGCCGTTGTCCAGGTCGACCTCTGGCCGGTTCAAGCGGCATCGAACGACCATCGAGGGGCATATCGCGCGCGGAATTGAGCAACGGGCGGCGGAATTGGGAGCAACCGTTGACTCCGTGATTGCTGCCGCAATTTCGACGAGCGTAGGGGCTATCACCGGATCGGAACCACAGCCAATTGTCGCTACGGTTCTCGCGCGTCCCCGCGGACATGAGCGAACCATTGGCGAATACACCACCACCGCTATCGTCGACGGCGGCAGCGCCTCCTACCCAGATCGTGCCGTTGCCGCAATGCACGTGCTAATCAATGCTGCTGACGACGCGATGCGGGGGCGCCACCATGCTCCTGCCGCAACGATGATTCCGCCAATCGTGTACTCTTCCGGGCTGGGGTCTGGCGGTGACCAGTCAGAACTGCTTGGCGCATTCGGGACTACCGTGGACGCAATTTCCTCGACGCCCCAGGTACTCATCGATGTTCAGTTCTTCCGTCATCAGGACGGCTACGCAATAGTCATCGATCATGCGGTGGATGCGTTGCAAGAAGGAACAGCTCATGGATTGATGACGGCGCTGTCGAGCCTTCTCCGCTACATCGCAGACCCCACCCACGATCTTTCCGATTCGAGGGCACTCGGAGACGCCACCGTAGCCGAACTTGCCGAAATGCTGACACCTGTTTCGGTGTCGTGGCACGCCTTTTCGCCACACAATCCGCAGGAATCCTCTGAGCGTGGACCATCGAGCGTAGGCGGTTCGTTGACAAGCGAGGCAAGAACGCGCAAGGTGGCGAGCGGGGCTGGGAAGACTACAGCCGACGCGATGAAGCAACACATTGCTCGAGCACTGGGGCAAGCGGCGGGAACGCATGTAAGCCCAGCAGACTACGACCGGGGCTTTTTCGATCTCGGGGCCAACTCCGTGGATCTTATTGCAATGAGGAACCAACTAGTTAGTGAAGGAAATGCGCTAACTCTCTTGGACGTGTTTACACACCCCTCCATCAGTGCTTTGGCGGCGTATCTGAGTAGCGGTGTGGGCGGCGAGGAGCTGGTCGAAGGCAACGCTGCATCCAGCATCAAGCTGGCGAAAAACAACGAAGAAAACTCGACTCGTGCGCATTCCTCGGCACGCGCTCGAGGTAGGAATCGGCGCCGTACTGCGCTGGCAACGATGGGAGAAATCTAG
- a CDS encoding ABC transporter permease subunit — protein sequence MILQHRSVSAVLTVAAFALWTAVILAALAGPALSAALGLPDPTAPMSRSFDPPSRAHLLGTDHLGRDVAARMLVGNAALVVPPALVAAAASTVGVLLAVWSVTSRRACAIIRFIGDTILVVPPILIILATVTAVPEGYVAAAVAAFALSVPMSIRYFYPTVAQALGSGYVEYARVTGASWRTIAVWDIFPAVRRSLIADFSIRFVAVVFLIATASFLTGTSSGADSTWAAMVGAELGGVDLNPWAVVSPTLAIIILTACPALLLELRMGGKR from the coding sequence ATGATTCTCCAACACCGCAGCGTTTCTGCGGTACTGACGGTCGCCGCGTTCGCCCTGTGGACGGCGGTTATCCTCGCAGCACTTGCCGGCCCGGCCCTCAGCGCGGCATTGGGGTTGCCGGATCCCACCGCGCCGATGTCTCGGTCCTTCGACCCTCCGTCAAGGGCACATCTCCTGGGCACCGATCACTTGGGGCGCGATGTTGCGGCGCGCATGCTAGTCGGCAACGCCGCATTGGTCGTGCCGCCCGCTCTCGTCGCCGCGGCTGCAAGCACCGTGGGCGTGTTGCTGGCCGTGTGGTCTGTCACTTCCCGTCGTGCTTGTGCGATCATCCGCTTCATCGGCGACACAATTTTAGTGGTGCCCCCGATTCTCATCATCTTGGCCACGGTCACGGCCGTCCCCGAAGGCTACGTCGCGGCGGCGGTAGCGGCCTTTGCGCTGTCGGTGCCGATGTCGATCCGCTACTTCTACCCCACCGTGGCCCAAGCGCTGGGTTCGGGATACGTGGAGTATGCACGCGTCACGGGAGCCAGCTGGCGAACAATCGCCGTCTGGGACATTTTTCCCGCCGTGCGCCGATCGCTCATCGCCGACTTCAGCATCCGCTTCGTGGCAGTAGTCTTCCTCATCGCGACCGCGAGTTTCCTCACCGGAACCAGCAGCGGAGCAGATTCGACGTGGGCGGCGATGGTCGGTGCCGAGTTGGGCGGAGTGGACCTTAATCCGTGGGCCGTGGTGAGCCCGACGCTGGCGATCATCATACTAACGGCGTGCCCCGCCCTGTTGTTGGAACTACGCATGGGAGGCAAGCGATGA
- a CDS encoding ABC transporter permease, giving the protein MNIAKVRSTSADSTTPVAVRVVKRTARWAAVLLCAAVGSFIVMDLLPGDAATVIARTSDQARIDAIRADLGLDRPLSVRLWEWFSGLFFFGDGGTLFASQRSVWEASAFAARNSAYLIAIALPLLLVIGVGTGVFAGLAPSSWRDRLTCLGAQSTLATPDFAVTALLLAVLAGALKLAPAVSLVPPGGTPADNPGALIIPSLAIALVGGAWLQRLVRAAVVDAQALPHVRAAHLSGMHPLSVLRLHTLPAAFGQIAQASAATIPYVVAGTVVVENVVGYPGIGTTVTHFVVFRETVAVATLTTVFAAVTVASFALADVIGRHR; this is encoded by the coding sequence ATGAACATCGCCAAAGTGAGGTCGACTTCAGCGGATTCCACGACTCCAGTCGCGGTACGCGTCGTGAAGCGAACTGCTCGATGGGCGGCAGTGCTGTTGTGCGCGGCGGTGGGTAGCTTCATCGTGATGGACCTGCTCCCCGGGGACGCGGCGACGGTGATTGCTCGCACCTCCGATCAGGCCCGCATCGACGCCATCCGCGCGGACCTGGGCCTTGACCGCCCGCTGTCGGTTCGGCTGTGGGAGTGGTTTTCTGGTCTCTTCTTTTTCGGCGATGGCGGCACGCTTTTTGCTTCGCAACGATCGGTCTGGGAGGCCTCTGCTTTTGCCGCCCGAAATTCGGCATACCTGATTGCGATCGCGCTTCCGCTGCTGCTTGTGATCGGTGTGGGAACGGGTGTGTTTGCTGGGCTTGCGCCCTCGAGCTGGCGCGACAGGCTCACCTGCCTTGGCGCTCAGTCGACTCTTGCCACCCCGGATTTTGCCGTCACCGCATTGTTGCTGGCTGTCCTTGCGGGCGCACTCAAGCTTGCGCCCGCAGTGTCCCTGGTACCGCCGGGCGGCACCCCGGCCGACAACCCGGGTGCACTCATCATCCCCTCCCTGGCCATCGCGCTGGTTGGCGGGGCGTGGTTGCAACGATTGGTGCGTGCTGCGGTTGTCGATGCGCAGGCGTTGCCGCACGTGCGCGCCGCTCACCTATCAGGCATGCACCCGCTGTCGGTCTTGAGGCTGCACACCCTACCGGCTGCCTTCGGGCAGATCGCGCAGGCCAGCGCGGCGACCATCCCCTACGTAGTGGCGGGCACCGTGGTGGTGGAAAACGTAGTGGGCTACCCCGGTATTGGCACCACGGTCACCCACTTCGTTGTTTTCCGCGAGACCGTCGCGGTGGCGACCCTCACCACCGTCTTCGCCGCAGTAACCGTCGCGTCCTTCGCCCTCGCCGATGTCATTGGGAGACACCGATGA
- a CDS encoding NAD(P)/FAD-dependent oxidoreductase, with protein sequence MLPRENYEVVVIGAGPAGLEAALVLGRQRRKVLVLDSSAYRNAASDAAHMLLGQEGTAPALLRSRTLESLKDLPYVDYALDTAKTAEVTCHDQREHVTIHTAAGHTIVARRLIIATGQRDVCEQVDGLAEAFGRYAFHCPYCHGFEASGKDILVLAIPGVPIAKAIFQALYLKNRFSSSVRLLAPERDITGDFAKLLATSSIDVLDGEAKTVTGSLGEVSVITKDETTLRCELAFATPPTESAAKELIESLDLNTRGACIMTDDHGRTSCHLVFAAGDVAVSPEEQEPMTFVSQAVAEGQRTAVWVDQDLFMESLGMTDPPQIAPSDES encoded by the coding sequence ATGTTACCCAGGGAAAACTACGAAGTAGTTGTCATTGGTGCTGGCCCAGCTGGGCTAGAGGCCGCTTTGGTGTTGGGGCGACAACGACGCAAGGTCTTGGTGCTCGATTCCAGCGCATACCGCAATGCCGCTTCGGATGCTGCCCACATGCTCTTAGGGCAGGAAGGAACTGCCCCCGCCCTCCTCCGCTCGCGCACCTTGGAGTCACTCAAGGATCTCCCCTACGTGGATTATGCGCTGGACACGGCCAAAACAGCAGAGGTTACCTGCCACGATCAGCGGGAGCACGTAACCATTCACACTGCTGCTGGGCACACCATCGTAGCCCGCCGCCTCATTATCGCCACCGGACAGCGCGATGTCTGCGAGCAGGTGGACGGACTAGCAGAAGCGTTTGGGCGCTATGCATTTCACTGCCCGTACTGCCATGGTTTCGAGGCCTCGGGAAAGGACATCCTGGTCCTAGCCATCCCCGGTGTGCCCATAGCGAAGGCCATCTTCCAGGCGCTGTACTTGAAGAATCGGTTTTCTTCCTCAGTCAGGCTTCTCGCACCTGAAAGAGATATCACCGGGGATTTCGCCAAGCTACTCGCCACCTCCAGCATCGATGTGCTTGACGGCGAGGCGAAAACAGTCACCGGCTCGCTTGGCGAGGTTTCGGTAATAACAAAGGATGAAACGACACTTCGCTGTGAGTTGGCCTTTGCCACACCTCCGACAGAATCCGCGGCGAAAGAGTTGATCGAGTCCCTTGACCTGAACACTCGCGGGGCCTGCATCATGACGGACGACCATGGCAGAACCTCATGCCACCTCGTGTTTGCAGCCGGTGACGTTGCTGTTTCGCCAGAGGAACAAGAACCGATGACTTTCGTGAGCCAAGCCGTGGCTGAAGGCCAACGTACGGCGGTGTGGGTCGATCAAGACTTGTTCATGGAATCTCTGGGAATGACAGATCCCCCGCAGATTGCACCGTCAGATGAGAGCTGA